The following coding sequences lie in one Cronobacter universalis NCTC 9529 genomic window:
- a CDS encoding SDR family oxidoreductase yields MTTLLITGVTGFLGGAVLEKMLQRAEKVDLVLLVRAENSEAGLTRVLSNMRKFNLSETQLAALNAAHILCGDLGEPESFLHDPRLESVTHVINCAAVASFGNNPLIWKVNVEGTLAFARRMAGVAGLQRFLHVGTAMSCTPEPHSLVPESAEFRENAEHLVAYTHSKSAIEQLMRQHCPHLPLVIARPSIVVGHTHHGCQPSTSIFWVFSMGLMLQKFMCSLEDRVDVIPVDYCAEALLLLLQKEMAHGEVVHISAGEENSVRFADIDIAMAKAQEKAPIADHYAQVSYETLVKMRRELKDIFGPCNERLMLKAMRLYGAFATLNVRFSNDKLLKLGMPKPPRFTDYIARCVQTTHGLTIPQQMEVDFK; encoded by the coding sequence ATGACAACTTTATTAATAACGGGCGTAACGGGTTTTCTGGGCGGTGCGGTATTAGAGAAGATGCTTCAGCGCGCTGAAAAGGTCGATTTAGTATTGCTCGTTCGTGCCGAAAACAGCGAAGCCGGACTGACGCGCGTGCTCAGCAATATGCGCAAGTTTAACCTCAGCGAGACACAGCTGGCGGCGCTGAATGCCGCGCACATTTTGTGCGGGGATTTAGGCGAACCGGAGAGTTTTCTGCACGATCCGCGCCTCGAGAGCGTCACGCACGTCATCAACTGCGCGGCCGTGGCGTCGTTTGGCAATAACCCACTTATCTGGAAGGTGAATGTCGAAGGAACGCTGGCGTTCGCCCGCCGTATGGCTGGCGTCGCGGGGTTGCAGCGCTTTCTGCACGTCGGTACGGCGATGTCGTGCACGCCAGAACCCCATTCGCTGGTGCCTGAAAGCGCCGAATTCCGCGAAAACGCCGAACATCTCGTCGCCTATACGCATTCGAAATCGGCCATTGAACAGCTGATGCGTCAGCACTGTCCGCATCTGCCGCTGGTGATCGCCCGCCCTTCTATCGTGGTCGGGCATACTCATCACGGCTGCCAGCCCTCCACCAGTATTTTCTGGGTCTTCAGCATGGGGCTGATGCTTCAGAAATTTATGTGCTCGCTGGAAGATCGCGTGGATGTGATCCCGGTAGATTATTGCGCCGAGGCGTTACTGCTGCTTCTGCAAAAAGAGATGGCGCACGGTGAAGTCGTGCATATTTCTGCCGGCGAAGAAAATAGCGTGCGTTTTGCGGATATTGATATCGCGATGGCGAAGGCCCAGGAAAAAGCGCCGATTGCGGATCATTATGCGCAGGTGAGCTATGAAACCTTAGTGAAAATGCGCCGTGAACTGAAAGATATTTTCGGGCCGTGTAATGAGCGGCTGATGCTGAAAGCGATGCGTTTATATGGCGCATTCGCCACGCTGAATGTGCGTTTCAGTAACGATAAGCTGCTGAAACTCGGTATGCCGAAGCCGCCGCGGTTTACCGACTATATCGCCCGCTGCGTGCAAACCACCCACGGTTTAACCATTCCGCAGCAGATGGAAGTCGATTTTAAATAA
- the eno gene encoding phosphopyruvate hydratase — protein sequence MSKIVKVIGREIIDSRGNPTVEAEVHLEGGFVGMAAAPSGASTGSREALELRDGDKSRFLGKGVTKAVGAVNGPIAQAIVGKDAKDQAGIDKIMIDLDGTENKSNFGANAILAVSLAAAKAAAASKGMPLYEHIAELNGTPGKFSMPVPMMNIINGGEHADNNVDIQEFMIQPVGASSVKEAIRMGSEVFHHLAKVLKAKGMNTAVGDEGGYAPNLGSNAEALAVIAEAVKAAGYELGKDITLAMDCAASEFYKDGKYVLAGEGNKAFTSEEFTHFLEDLTKQYPIVSIEDGLDESDWDGFAYQTKVLGDKIQLVGDDLFVTNTKILKEGIEKGIANSILIKFNQIGSLTETLAAIKMAKDAGYTAVISHRSGETEDATIADLAVGTAAGQIKTGSMSRSDRVAKYNQLIRIEEALGEKAPFNGRKEIKGQA from the coding sequence ATGTCCAAAATCGTTAAAGTCATCGGTCGTGAAATCATCGACTCCCGTGGTAACCCGACTGTTGAAGCCGAAGTTCACCTGGAAGGCGGTTTCGTAGGTATGGCTGCTGCCCCGTCAGGTGCTTCCACTGGTTCCCGCGAAGCGCTGGAACTGCGCGATGGCGACAAATCCCGTTTCCTGGGCAAAGGCGTAACCAAAGCGGTTGGCGCGGTTAACGGCCCGATCGCTCAGGCTATCGTTGGCAAAGATGCTAAAGATCAGGCTGGTATCGACAAGATCATGATCGATCTGGACGGTACTGAAAACAAATCTAACTTCGGTGCAAACGCCATTCTGGCCGTTTCTCTGGCTGCTGCTAAAGCTGCTGCTGCTTCCAAAGGCATGCCGCTGTACGAGCACATCGCTGAACTGAACGGCACCCCGGGCAAATTCTCTATGCCGGTTCCGATGATGAACATCATCAACGGTGGCGAGCACGCTGACAACAACGTTGATATCCAGGAATTCATGATCCAGCCGGTTGGCGCTTCCAGCGTTAAAGAAGCTATCCGCATGGGTTCTGAAGTGTTCCATCACCTGGCGAAAGTGCTGAAAGCCAAAGGCATGAACACCGCGGTGGGCGACGAAGGCGGCTACGCGCCGAACCTGGGCTCCAACGCCGAAGCTCTGGCTGTTATCGCTGAAGCGGTAAAAGCAGCAGGCTACGAACTGGGCAAAGACATCACTCTGGCGATGGACTGCGCAGCGTCTGAATTCTACAAAGACGGTAAATACGTTCTGGCGGGCGAAGGCAACAAAGCGTTCACCTCTGAAGAGTTCACTCACTTCTTGGAAGACCTGACCAAACAGTACCCGATCGTTTCTATCGAAGATGGTCTGGACGAGTCTGACTGGGACGGTTTTGCATACCAGACTAAAGTTCTGGGCGACAAAATCCAGCTGGTGGGCGACGACCTGTTCGTCACCAACACCAAAATCCTGAAAGAAGGCATCGAGAAAGGCATCGCTAACTCCATCCTGATCAAATTCAACCAGATCGGTTCTCTGACCGAAACTCTGGCTGCGATCAAAATGGCGAAAGACGCTGGCTACACCGCTGTCATCTCTCACCGTTCTGGCGAAACCGAAGACGCGACCATCGCTGACCTGGCGGTAGGTACTGCGGCTGGCCAGATCAAAACCGGTTCCATGAGCCGTTCTGACCGCGTTGCTAAATACAACCAGCTGATTCGTATCGAAGAAGCGCTGGGTGAAAAAGCGCCGTTCAATGGCCGTAAAGAGATCAAAGGCCAGGCATAA
- the pyrG gene encoding glutamine hydrolyzing CTP synthase, which yields MTTNYIFVTGGVVSSLGKGIAAASLAAILEARGLNVTIMKLDPYINVDPGTMSPIQHGEVFVTEDGAETDLDLGHYERFIRTRMTRRNNFTTGRIYSEVLRKERRGDYLGATVQVIPHITNAIKERILAGGEGHDVVLVEIGGTVGDIESLPFLEAIRQMAVEVGREHTMFMHLTLVPYMAAAGEVKTKPTQHSVKELLSIGIQPDVLICRSDRAVPANERAKIALFCNVPEKAVISLKDVDSIYKIPGLLKSQGLDDYICKRFSLNCPEANLSEWEQVIYEEANPAGEVTIGMVGKYIELPDAYKSVIEALKHGGLKNRVTVNIKLIDSQDVETRGEELLKGLDAILIPGGFGYRGVEGKIATARYARENNIPYLGICLGMQVAMIEYARHVAGMENANSTEFVPDCKFPVVALITEWRDENGNVETRTEKSDLGGTMRLGAQQCQLSDDSLVRKLYGEPVITERHRHRYEVNNMLLKQIEAAGLRVAGRSGDDQLVEIIEVPNHPWFVACQFHPEFTSTPRDGHPLFAGFVKAASEYQKRQAK from the coding sequence ATGACAACGAACTATATTTTTGTGACCGGCGGGGTCGTTTCCTCTCTGGGTAAAGGCATTGCCGCAGCCTCCCTCGCAGCCATTCTTGAAGCCCGTGGCCTCAACGTGACTATCATGAAACTGGATCCGTATATCAACGTCGATCCAGGCACCATGAGCCCAATCCAGCACGGGGAAGTGTTCGTTACTGAAGACGGCGCTGAAACCGATCTGGACCTGGGGCACTACGAGCGTTTTATCCGCACCCGCATGACGCGCCGCAACAACTTCACCACAGGCCGTATCTATTCTGAAGTTCTGCGCAAAGAGCGCCGTGGCGACTACCTGGGCGCGACCGTTCAGGTTATTCCGCACATCACCAACGCTATCAAAGAACGCATTCTGGCGGGCGGCGAAGGCCATGACGTCGTGCTGGTCGAAATCGGCGGCACCGTGGGCGATATCGAATCCCTGCCGTTCCTCGAAGCCATTCGTCAGATGGCGGTTGAAGTGGGTCGCGAACACACCATGTTCATGCACCTGACGCTGGTGCCGTATATGGCGGCGGCCGGTGAAGTGAAAACCAAACCGACCCAGCACTCCGTTAAAGAGCTGCTTTCTATCGGTATTCAGCCGGATGTGCTGATCTGCCGCTCCGATCGCGCCGTTCCTGCCAACGAACGCGCCAAAATCGCTTTGTTCTGTAACGTACCGGAAAAAGCGGTTATTTCTCTGAAAGATGTCGATTCCATCTATAAAATTCCGGGCCTGTTGAAATCGCAGGGGCTGGACGATTATATTTGTAAACGATTCAGCCTGAACTGTCCGGAAGCTAACCTGTCTGAATGGGAACAGGTTATTTACGAAGAAGCGAATCCGGCGGGCGAAGTCACTATCGGTATGGTCGGCAAGTACATTGAACTGCCGGACGCCTATAAATCGGTTATCGAGGCGCTGAAACATGGCGGCCTGAAGAACCGCGTGACCGTCAACATCAAGCTTATCGATTCGCAGGACGTAGAAACCCGCGGCGAAGAACTGCTCAAAGGTCTGGATGCGATCCTGATCCCTGGCGGCTTTGGCTATCGCGGCGTGGAAGGCAAAATCGCCACCGCGCGCTACGCCCGTGAAAACAACATTCCTTACCTCGGCATCTGCCTCGGTATGCAGGTTGCGATGATTGAATATGCACGCCACGTTGCGGGCATGGAGAACGCCAACTCCACTGAATTTGTGCCAGACTGTAAGTTCCCGGTCGTGGCGCTCATCACCGAATGGCGTGATGAGAACGGTAATGTTGAGACGCGTACTGAGAAGAGCGATCTCGGCGGGACGATGCGTCTGGGCGCGCAGCAGTGCCAGTTGTCAGACGACAGCCTGGTACGCAAGCTGTACGGCGAGCCTGTGATTACGGAACGTCACCGTCACCGTTATGAAGTCAACAACATGTTGTTGAAGCAGATTGAAGCCGCTGGCCTGCGCGTTGCGGGCCGTTCCGGCGATGATCAGTTGGTCGAGATCATCGAAGTGCCAAATCATCCGTGGTTTGTCGCTTGTCAGTTCCACCCGGAATTTACTTCCACACCGCGCGACGGGCATCCGCTGTTTGCAGGCTTCGTAAAAGCCGCCAGCGAGTACCAGAAACGCCAGGCGAAGTAA